Proteins co-encoded in one Sporosarcina sp. FSL K6-1522 genomic window:
- a CDS encoding MFS transporter, translating to MKKEPIWTKSFISLFCTNFAVFTVFYGLVSTLPLYAKGILSRTDEEAGLLMTVFLLSAIIVRPFTGKVLDIVGKRKMLWISLLFYLICTVFYYFIQPFMGLLVLRFVQGIWFSIATTASGSLAADNVPVKRRGAGLGYYTMSTNLAVVLGPFIALFIIQSYSFDVLFIVMSVLMVVGVLTSLLIPAGNVPVNKSAKTKLALGDLFEKKAMPVAFLGSLIAFSYASVLSYLSIFAQEKNVLAFASTFFFVFAAVMLLTRPFTGKIFDEKGPQYILIPGMILFIIGLVLLAFMNSAVLFLVAAAFIGLGYGALVPSLQTLAVQSTTHERSGYATATFFTLFDTGLAVGSYVLGLIAIHYGYQNVYLTSATLIFLVFIGYLLIKRKQLRETAQ from the coding sequence GTGAAGAAAGAACCGATTTGGACAAAATCATTCATTAGTTTGTTCTGTACGAACTTTGCCGTTTTTACAGTGTTTTATGGACTGGTGTCCACATTGCCATTGTATGCGAAGGGGATATTGAGCCGAACAGACGAAGAGGCTGGCTTGTTGATGACGGTATTCTTGCTATCGGCGATTATCGTTCGCCCCTTTACGGGCAAGGTATTGGATATTGTCGGCAAGCGCAAAATGTTATGGATTAGTTTATTATTCTATTTAATTTGTACGGTATTTTATTATTTCATTCAACCGTTTATGGGGTTGTTGGTGTTGCGGTTTGTGCAGGGGATTTGGTTTAGTATTGCGACGACGGCGAGTGGGTCGCTGGCGGCGGATAATGTGCCGGTGAAACGGCGCGGGGCTGGGCTTGGGTACTATACAATGTCTACAAATTTAGCTGTTGTTCTTGGACCGTTTATCGCATTATTTATCATTCAATCGTATTCATTTGATGTGCTCTTTATTGTGATGAGTGTATTGATGGTCGTTGGGGTATTAACGTCCTTGTTGATTCCAGCTGGCAATGTCCCGGTTAACAAAAGTGCGAAAACCAAGTTAGCGCTTGGCGATTTGTTTGAAAAGAAGGCGATGCCCGTTGCATTTTTAGGCAGTCTCATTGCATTTTCCTACGCAAGTGTCCTGTCCTACTTATCGATTTTTGCGCAAGAAAAAAATGTCTTGGCTTTTGCGAGTACATTCTTTTTTGTGTTCGCAGCAGTTATGCTGTTGACGCGTCCATTTACGGGCAAAATATTTGATGAAAAAGGGCCGCAGTACATATTAATACCCGGGATGATATTGTTCATTATCGGGCTTGTCCTTTTGGCGTTTATGAATTCAGCTGTGCTCTTTTTAGTAGCTGCTGCCTTTATTGGCTTAGGCTATGGTGCGCTTGTTCCAAGTTTACAAACACTAGCTGTTCAGTCGACGACCCATGAGAGAAGTGGTTACGCAACCGCTACGTTTTTTACTTTGTTTGATACGGGGCTTGCGGTTGGGTCGTATGTGCTGGGGTTAATTGCTATCCATTATGGTTATCAGAATGTCTATTTGACTTCAGCCACCCTGATTTTCCTTGTGTTTATAGGGTATTTATTGATTAAGCGGAAGCAGCTCCGAGAAACAGCCCAATAG
- a CDS encoding dual specificity protein phosphatase family protein produces the protein MPKNYEALIPNRIFIGGVNAIDDLLSNEKIDVIYDLRAEVKGALPSRISIHQPIVDDTEHQDQSIQAAVSEVVDAYKAGKNVYFHCNTGRGRAGTIATATLLELGLANSVDEAEQQATEIRPSINVKPPFKEALKRIYEK, from the coding sequence ATGCCCAAAAACTATGAAGCACTCATCCCCAATCGTATTTTCATCGGTGGTGTAAATGCCATTGACGATTTGCTCTCAAACGAAAAAATCGATGTTATCTATGATTTACGCGCGGAAGTAAAAGGTGCGCTACCTAGTAGAATCAGTATCCACCAACCGATTGTCGACGACACGGAACACCAAGATCAGTCCATCCAAGCCGCTGTCTCCGAAGTCGTCGACGCCTACAAGGCTGGAAAGAATGTCTACTTTCACTGCAATACCGGACGTGGACGAGCGGGCACCATTGCAACAGCTACCCTTTTAGAATTAGGCCTTGCAAATTCTGTAGATGAAGCAGAACAACAAGCCACTGAAATCCGTCCTTCTATCAATGTAAAGCCTCCCTTTAAGGAAGCACTGAAGCGAATCTATGAAAAATGA